The DNA region taaatttttcttgtcttacatTAAATGTGGCTTTTATTTCATCACATCCTTGAGCCTCCCAGGGTCTGTGTGCACCCTACTCCCTCTGGGAGCTGTGGATAGGGTGGTGCAGGGTGGCTCTgcatgccccaccccacccccgcccccagtccACCAGGGACAGCACTGAGAGGGAGCGACACTGCCACACCCCTGGGGGCAGAGGCCGCTCTCTTTGTCCTCCTTTTCCAGGCCTTTGCTTGCTTGGTCTCTTGGACATGCCAGTGGCTGTCCGTGGATGATGGGCAGTTCACACCAGACTCCTAGCCTGTAGCCATCTGAGCCTAGAAAGCCCCAGACCacagtctcccctcctcccattaGTCTGCCGAGCCTAGGCTGCAGCCTTGGCCCCACCCGTATGCCGGCATGCCTGGTCTCACTCTCCTCTTGTGCCAGCACCTTCCGGAGTGCCCTGGAACCTTGCTGGAGAAAGGCCATACCCTGAGTGAGGGCAGGCCTGAGTGGCCTGGGGGCTGGGTGTCCCGGTGCAGGCCTTCATCACGTCCACACCTTTGCCTGCTGCCCTGTGGTGGGGGGGCAGCAGAGCAGGCGCCAGGGTGGGAGATGTTCGGTGCCCCCCCCGACCCACCCCCCCCACCTACTGATGCTctggtctcctcccctcccagtgcTCAGGCAGGCGCTGCGGCAGAAACACCAGGAGGCCCAGCAGGCCTGCCGGCCCCACAACTTGCCTGTGCTCCAGGCGGCTCAGCAGCGTGAGCTAGAGGTAGGGTGTGGGCGGGGTGGGCACCACCTGTGCTCTGCTGGCGGGACCAGGTGGAGGGGGCTCAGCCTGGGGAGGGCCACTGCAGGCCTGATGAGCCCTCGTGCTGCTCTTCACTGTGGGGGGCTGGGGTGTGCTCAGGCTGGGTGGAGAGCGTGTgaccccctgctccctgccacctGCTCTGGAGACTCAGCTCCTTGTGGGCTGGGCCTGCGCAGGGCAGGTATGAGTGGGGGCCGTTGTGCCACGAGGCCTTGGAGATGCACAGGTGATGGTGGGATGAAGGAGCCAGCCCGCAGGGGTCCATTCTGGGAACAACCCACAGGCCCACACGTAAACAAGAAGACACGGCGGGTGGGGGAGCGGGCAGAGACATGTGCCCCAAGCCAGAGTGCAGGGAGGAGGTGCCAAGCTGGGGTCGGCCACAGCTCCAGTGCAGAAGAGACATACTCAAGGCCCAGAGACGGTGGCCAGCCTGATAAGTCAGCAGAGGTGGAGCCGCATCCAGCCGGCTTATGTTGGTCCCGACCCAAGCTGTCAGGGCTGGGCGAGGCCTGGCACAGCAAAGCGGGGACGCTTGGCAGGGGCTGCAGCAGGAAAGGTGTTTGGGAAAGGGCATCTGAACCCGTCTGCAGGGTTCTTTGTGGCCAAGAAGGGAGGGCCCTTCATGCAGTAAGGGCAGTATCCATGGTCTTGGAGCTggagcctctggggaggggagagggaccagAGGAGGCTGAGCCCATGAGCTGGCCCTCGCCGTGGCAGGCGGTGGAGCACCGGATCCGTGAAGAGCAGCGCGCAATGGACCAGAAGATCGTCCTGGAGCTGGACCGGAAGGTGGCGGACCAACAGAGCACACTGGAGAAGGCAGGGGTCGCTGGCTTCTATGTGACCACAAACCCCCAGGTCAGTGCTGCGGGCCTGCCCTGGCCCAGCACAGGGGATGCTGGTTCCCAGAGGCCAGATTCCATCTGGGGTTTTAGCTGGTCACTGGGGAGCCCAGGCCCGCGGAGGAGGGAAGCGGGTGGTGAGTTAGTGAGGCTCCCAGAAGGGTTTCTGCCCCGTACTTGGCACAGAGCCACAGGAGGGTAAGCCAGCTGACTGCAGGGCATCGCCCATCTTCCCCAGGCTTGCTGCACCACACAGGGCCCTTGTCTGCAGTTCCCCTGCATACACCTCCACTTACGTCAAGCCAGGGCGACTGCATGCCCTGCCGTGGGTGGAGTCCCGGCTTCTGCCCCTTTCTGGCAGGTGGCAGGCAGGCTTCCCTGGAAGCCAGCCCCGTGGACTCACTGCCTGGTGCTCTCTAGGCCTTGATATGTGCCCTGGGTCCCTGGGGAAAGGAGGCTGCTTCCTGGGGCCTTTGCCATGGCTAAAGGGGACCACGTGTCACTCTAGCCTCACAGTGGCCCCTCTGTACCCCAGGAGCTGACGCTACAGATGAACCTCCTGGAACTCATCCGGAAGCTGCAGCAGAGGGGCTGCCAGGCAGGGAAGGCGGCCCTGTGATCAGGCGGGACTCCTGCCAGTGACCAGCTGCCCACCGCGGCGGCGAAGACAGCCCTGTCTCAGTTGCCAGAGGCAGCGGAAAGCTGAGTGGTGCTCATCTTCCTGAAGTCTGACCCCCAccttcccagctgctgcaggaggGGCTCCCGTGAGGAGAGGCTGTGTGGGCCTGGGCTGCACCTGCCACCCGCCCACCTCCATCTGGATTTTGTCCAAAGTAGGGTGGTCAGGTAAAAGGAACGGTGGGCCCAACCCTCAGCCGTCTGCCCCAGGCATCCTATTTGCTCTTGTCTTGGCCCCACCCCTGGCAACTACAGCCCCAGAGTGGGAAAGGCTCCCAAGTTGTATGTGACCCCCAAGAAATAAAGAGGGCCCAGTATGGCATGCACGTGGCTTGTGTGACACCTCTGTGGTGCCTGTCGTGAGCAAGGCCCACCCAGGCCTTCGTCTAGGAGCTCCGTGCCTTAGAGAGGAGTTGGCAGAACTTGCCCCACTCCTCATGTTACAGAGGCCCTTCCTGGGGTAAGTTCCAGGGTGCCAGGGCCACCTCCAGTCTGCTTCGTGGGGAATGGGGTGGCCAAGGGCCTGCCCCTGTCAGAACCGCAGGAGCCTGGTGTGGAGCACTGGGGTCAGGACACGGAGTAGCAGggagagtcagggagggagagacCGAGGGTAGGAAAGCACCAGGCCCCCCAGGAGTGTCTGCGTTGGTGTGAGCCTGGTTGTGGAGTTGGGGGTACACGGCTGGGTCTGCAGTACAGCCAGAAGGGAGGTGTTGGGATCCCTGCCGTGGTGTGCCGAGGCACGTGCTGCTGGAGAGGCAGTGCCTGATGGGGAGACTCCTCGGCCATCGGAACCCCTCCCTCTGTGCCACTGACCGCAGGTGAGGGCTCTGCGGGGAAAAGCATCGCAGGCATGGAGTTGAGGGCTCTCAGCTGCAAACACAGTGGTTTATTGACAGGCCAGTTCCTCCAGCCTGGCCACTGCCCAACGGTGGGGCTCGGCGCGAGTGGGTTGGACCCTGCAGAAGGCGGTTCTCCTGGGCCAAGgtctgggggtgggcagagacgCAGCCACGCTCACTCACTGAAGGGCAGGCCCTGACGGTTCCCAGTGGCCCTTGCAGGTATGGGGCTCAGCCCACACCCGAGTGCCCACATCCTGGGCGGGGCCAGCAGGGTCTCACCATTTGGGATGTAAAAGGTAAATCCGTGTGAGGCTGGGGTTGGCGGTGTAGCTGTAGTGTCGGTGTCCGCCTGGGGGCCACCCAGACACCCTAGACCCCTGCCCTAAGGGCCCCTGAGTCGCAGCCCAGGTGAGGCAGCAtctggaggtgggggctgcagtGCTAGGCTGGGCGGTGGCAGAGGCTGCCCGTGCGGAGCCTCCGCTTGAGCTCCTGCCACAGCAGCTGCCGCTCCCGCTGGGCACCCTTCATGACCCCGCTGTTCTCCAGGGCTCGGCGGGACAGGTAGGGCAGCACCTCCATCACGGGACCGTAGGGCACGTACTTGTACACGGGGAAGCCTGCCTGGCCTGCACACATGGGCGGCAGCGGTGAGTCCCGGCCCcggccgccccacccccaccccccaggggaTGCCCCGCTCACCCAGCGGGAAGCTGATCTGGTCGCACATGCCCAGAAGCTGGCCAAAGTACACCTGGCGGTCGGCAGGGTGCAGGCCCAGCTCCTCCATCCTGTGAACAGGCAAGGTGGTGGGtgagcctctctctccctcccccactagACCCCCAGCCTCCATCCCCTGCAGGGGGCAGTGCAGGTGTAGGCTCTGTCCTGCCTAGACCAGGCCTCCGCCCTGCTGCTCCTGACCGTGGCCCTTGGACACCaagctctctccctccccagccagcctcccctCCGGCTGTGCTTGCTCCCCTACGGCCCCTTCCCTGCCGCCCACCTCAACGCAGCGAGGGAGACCCACCCAGTGGCCGGCACTTGGTGTGGCCCCGGGAAGCTCtcagccctcccccagcccttcctctaGCCCCTCAGTTCCACTGCCATGTTGccagccccccaaccccacctccagcctctcacTCTCCCCTCGCTGGCTGCTCTGTCCTTAGGGCAGCCACTAGCCGCTGGCGGCCACCAAGCCTTCAGAGACGCCAGTCTGAATCGAGATGGGCTGCAAGCATCAAACACACATGGGTTTTGAAGACTTAGTGTGAAAAAAGGGTGCAGAGTATCTCACTGTTCTTCTGAAAGCATGTTTAAGTGGCAATACCATGGATATACTGGGTAAATTAAAGTgtattattgaaattaatttcatctttttttaacgTGGCTGTTGAAACACTCAGAATTGATGGATATGGCTTGAATTTCTATTAGTGCTGCTTATACATTGGGGTGGGGGCCACCAGCTctatccacaccctctcctgtcCTCACACTGCCCCTcacagaatctttaaaaaattcccagGGTTTGAAATACATATTGACGATTCCCACGTTTCTATCTCTGGCTTCCTGTATGTGCAGATCGGACTCGCACGTCTGCACTGGCCCCCTGCAGCACCCAAACCCTTCCACCCTCCAAGGGCGTGTTCAGCCTGGGTCCTCCTCACACCCACCCAGGCTACAGGCTGGGCCTGTTCGTTCCTGTCCCCATCCCTGGGGCCCACCTCCCATCTCCTCACTGTCTCAGGGCCCTGACCCAGGCTCCTGGAGCACCGAGCGCATCTCTCCCTGGACCTCCACACGAGGGTCATCCCACagacccttcccctccttcccccaaagcTGGGCTCCAGTGTTGCGGCCCCAGTCTCCACCACACTGCCCTGGTATCCAGCTTCTGTGCTTCTGTCCCCCACTAGAACATGAACCACATGAGAGAAGGGTTGCCACCGAGTAGCTGCCTGGCAGTAGTGAGGACAGCTGTGTAACATCCTGCAGGGAACGACCGTTCCCCACTGCTGCTTCCTCCCCGGCCAGTGTCCACGCCCTCTGCCACGTGACTGCAGCCTCTCCCAGCACCGGGATGCAGCTCTCTCCATCCGGCCTGCCCGTATCTGGGCTGGGCACGACTTCCTTTGGCCAACAGAACAGTAGTGAATGTGACTTTGGCAAAGGCTTGCCCTCTTCAGGGCTTCTGGAAACCTGAGACCAACCTGGAGAAGCTTGAGCTGGCGCGCTGGGCACCAGACCTGCAATGCAGTGCCCTTTGCTGCCCCAGCCACAAATGAGTCTACTTAGGCCCAACCAGACCCCAGCTGACCACAGATGCAGATGGACCCCGGGCAAGACTGGCAGAAGCAGCCATGCTGCTGGTTCACGGACCACCTTGTGTTCAGGCCTCTGAATTTTGGGTTGGCTTGTTACTTGGCCAAACTAATACAGGCTGTCTGACTGCGGTCCCTGGTGTGTGGCATCAGGAAGAGGCCCAcactgcttcctccaggaagtccacCCAGGCTGTTCAGGGCTCTGCAGGGGCCGAACCTCCTCCAGGACAGCAGTGTTTGTGGAGCCTGGCACAGGCTGTGGAGGCTatgagagaaggagggggagcgCTCAGCTGGCCCTCAGGACAGGGTAACAGTGTCCAGGGCAGGAGCCCACTGTGGCCAAGACAGAGAGGACAGACATGTTCCCAGTGGCAAGATCCAGAAACCAGGAGAAAGGCCGTTTTCTTTGTACCTTCCGAAGCTCCAATGTGCCCCGCCTGAGCGGACTGACCACTGCCTAAAACGTGAGTGGCAACCACAGGCAGCTGTGTTCATGACCGACACCCAAGGCGATGGCTGCTGGGCAGGCACAGGGGCTCCATGCACAGCCTCTGGTGAAGGACCTGGCGCCAGAGACTGGCCTCATCAAGGTTCCATCTCAGAATTGTGTTTTTAAGCCTAAGTCAAAGCCAGCTTTTAAAATCTGCAACTCAACCCTGTCTGTACCTTTCGAAAGACAAAGAAACCAGAACTAATCTTCCCTGAGCACGAAAGGTGTTCCTGGCCATCCCACATCCAGGGACAGGATGGGGCGTCCAAGGTGGGACTAGTGCCTGCGGGAGGGGTGCAGGGACGGAGGGAAGAAGACAGAACAGTCCACCCAGCTGGGACGCCACTCggacccctccagcccccaccccacatgGAAGCAGCCTGACCCCAACCCAGCAGGCCTTACCCGGGCAGGGGGGAGCTCAAGAAGGACAAGCAGCATGTTACCCAGTGGCTCAGGACGACCTGGGTCAGCgccccaggcagccctgcctgcccGCTGTGGGCAGGGAAGGCGAGAGCCAGTAAGGACGCTGCTGCCGGCTTCCTGTGGGGCCAAAACCCGCAGGAaggtggaggctggggagaggagctggggcccCTGGTGTGGTCCGGTTTGGGTTAATGTATGAGATAAAAGAACGTGGTGATAATACTGGAATTTTTAGGAACTGACTTCATCCTGCCTCTCTGTCTGAGACCATATTAAATTCCAAACATAATTTAAAACGTTAAGAGGAATTGTTTACAAATGAGGTGACAAATCAGAGGCCTCCTAAGGGGACTCCAACATTTCACGCTATTTAAATGAcctaatggattttattttttaatttgaaacttCATTAAGTCAGGTATTAATGATAAAAACCAAAGAAGTAACTGCAAATAGCCTTTTTGCTACTGCAGCACGACGCCCAGCCAGGCACGGGGGGTTCTGGGGACCCTAAAGCCACAGCTCCAGCTCTTTCCACAGATGTCCCCTCAAAACCTACGGCCTGCACATGCTTCCAGGCAGCACTCACCCCAGCCCTGCCGACCACGGGGTGCCTGGCGGAGGGGCCGAGCCTACCTGCGCAGCGTGAAGCGCACCGTGTCCTCGTTGTGGGAGGCCACCATCACTGCAGCCCTGGCGTGCTTCAGCTCCTCCAGGACGTAGTTGAGGCACCTGGGGAGGGGAACACGTGAGCTGGGCCAGGACAGGGCAGAGGCCACGGGCAGGCCCAGGGCTTTCCCGTGAGCTGGCTCCCACCGTGGGTGCCCATGGCGAGGGGACCTCGGGGAGGACCACCTGCCCCCTCATCTGGGCTGCACGTTCAACAGGACTGAGGCACAGCACCCCGTGCACCCTGAGAGGTCACAGCTTCACTTCCAGGAAGGGGTCTGGAAGGAAATTAAAGGCCTGGGGACCTCCCTGTCTCAGGGCATGAACAGGGCCACCATCTGGCAGTGAGGACAGTCAGCAGGGTGTGTGTGTTCTGACCCAAAACTCCATTtccagcagccctgcctgggggtaCAAAAGATAGGGACACCGTATGCTGTGAGTCACCATTGTAACAGGAAGGCATCCCACCAGGAAGCTTGCAGAGCCTGGCATGTAAGCGTGGGCACCCTGCGCTGCCACGGGGGAACACGAGGGTCTGCGCGCTGCCACGGGAGGGTCCGCGCAGGAAGGTACATGGACAAGTGAGGGCAGAGGGCTGACCCACAGATGCACACAGCACGGACGACAGAGCCCCTGGAAGGAAGCAGGGTGTGGCCGGGGCGCGAGCCCATCGGGAGCACACGCGACCCCAGAAGAAGGAGGCGGTCTGTCCCCACTGTGGGACCCGATCCCCAAGATCAACAAGCAGAAGCAGGTGCAAAACATGGGCAGTCCTGGCGTGGAATTAAAAGGCAAATCGGCCTCATGTGGTGGGTGGCGGGGGTGCTGCTGGGGCACAGCTCTCGTCCTCAGCGCCAACAGGAGCAGGCTGGGGCACCTGACAGTCTAGTCTGCTTCAGTAGACTTCCATATTTAACAAAACCCTTAATGCTTTGGGGAAACGTAAAAGCAGAAGAGGCATTGGTTCTGGCCCCAGGGCTGCTTCTGCTTTGACAGGGTCACAGGCCAGCTCGAGCCCCTCGCCTGTttccttgctcccctccccaggaAGCCATAGGCTGCACGGGCCACAGGGGGTGGCACACCTGTGGTACATGGTGTTGGTGGCCTCGTATGTGGGGTTGATGGGGTCCTCGTAGCCAATCTCCAGGGCGCGGGCACGTTCCTGGGCCATGTAGGCGCCACGCACAAGCTTGGCCCCAAAACACCAGCCCTCTCGGCGAGCCAGCTCCACATCCAGGGTGACGTTGTCATAGGCATCCTGCGGGAGCCAGGGCTAAAAGTCGAGGACGACCAGGATGGGCTCCTCCAGCCTGGGTCCCCTGGGGCCTCCCCAGTGTGTAGCCAGCCAAGGTTTGTGCTCAAGGGTCCTGCCCTGAAGTGCCCCTGGGCTCCCCGAGGCACACACACAActctggggaggggcccagagccTTCATCAGATCCTTAGAGGGAACCAAGCTAGAAACAGTGGGAGAAAACCGTCACTCTCGCAGTCTGGGGCTTGAGGCCCGTTAAGTGAACTCTCAAAAGTTCTTTcatcttcctccagccccttcaATGCCCTATCTGGGGCCTGAGGCCCGGAGGCGGGGCCAGCTGGCAGCCGTCCTGGGAACCTTTCTCCCACCGGGCCCGGGCCGCCGGGAGGCGTGGGAGCACGGGCGGTGGGAGCACGGGCGGCGCACCTTGAGGTAGCACTGGTACGTGTTGAAGATGAGTGGCTTCTCCACGTTGAACCTGCGCTGCATCTCCAGTGTCAGGCGGCTGATGGCCGGCTGGAAGTAGGTCTGCTCAGCATCCACCATCAGCCGCACACCTGCCTCGCTGGCTTTCTGAGGatgcagggagggagtgaggtCTGTCTGGGGCTCGGGTGAAacaggtgcccccacccccaggcctgtcCCAGAGTCCCCGACCTTGGCCAGGACATCCATCCTCTGCAGCATCCTTGTCATCTGCAGCTCTTCCTCCTTGGTGAACTGTGACAGCAAGGGCTCCAGCTGTCCCGTCTGAGGGGGCAGCGCAGTCAGGCCACAGCAGGGCTGCAGACCTGGGCTCTCGAAGCCAGCGCTCCCTCTGCCCATggacaccctcccacccccaggtgcTGGGCCAGGACCAGTGGGcctcatccctgcccctcccctgccctgtctgTGCATTAAGATCTGGCCGGCCACACAGTGTCCCAGAACCATGCTGCCTGCCAGCACACCCTTCCTCACAGGGCTGCTGCCCTAGGTCAGGCCTCTTCCCAAGGAGTCTGCTCCCAGGGACTCCCCAGGGTCCTCAGGATGGGTCCCCTTCTGCTCCCACACAAAGCTAAGGAAGAGACCCTGGACCCACCCAATCACCTGGAAGGCCTCAGCCCCCAGCAGGGAAAGGACCTGGAGGAGGAACCGTGGCTGCAGGCAGACGGGGTCAGCCGCAGCACAGACTCTCATGCAATAGGGGCACAGAGGCATCGTCTCCAGATGGTGGCCttcaggggctgggagggtcaGCAGTGGGCTCCCACGCTGCTCACTCCACCTGCCCATGAACACCACCCAGGGCACTCCCAGCAAGGTCGCAGGCACCAGGACTGGAGTTTATGGAAGGTGGTGTCTGTGGGATGTTTCCCTGGCccctctgcagcttcctcatATCCTGGCTTGGAGTGGTTTCAAATCAGACCACAAACATCTGGCCACCCTCCCAGGGGCAGATGGAGTCTCATTCTCCACCCCTGAACACAGGCCGGTCTAGCAACTCTCTTTTGACAAACAGGACTGGGCAGAAGTGACAGCATAAGACTTCTGAGGCTAGACTAGAAAAGGTGATGGTGTCTGCCTGCTTGGTGAGGACACTTGTGCTGGGGACCCAGTGCCACTCTGCAGAAGCCCTGGCCGTGTGAGTGGGGACCCTCCGTGACCACCCTGAGAGAACAGTGAGGTTGGGGGGACTGGACGCACACGGACGGGTGGTGTGGGTGGCATCACCTGCATGTTAGGGACCACGAGGTGCTTGGAGAGCTCAGTCTTGCTGTCGATGAGGCTGTCCCAGTCAAGCAGGTCCAGGGTGCTGCAGGGAAGGCGTGTCAGGTCACAGGCACCAGAGCCTCCCCAAAGGACCCGCGGCCACGGGTCTGctgcaggcccagccccagaCCAGCCCCTTCCCTAAAGGAGCACCTGCAACCCAACCCCCATAAAGCCTGCCTCAGTGCTCAGCTTGGAAAGACAGATAAAATGTAAACACtatcttctgtttaaaaaatggaaaccaaaacacaaacattcttttgtCAGGGCGGCAACAGCAGTAAGAACCCAGGGCACACACCGAGGCCACCACCGGCCACGTCAGGCTTGGGCAGCAGCCAAACATGGGAGACCAAGAAGGAGGGGACGGCATGTAgccgccagcccccagcccctcacgcTGCGGCGTGGGGCTCTCCGGTTTCAGCCACCCTCCCCCTTCGCCTTCCCCTGCCTACTGGGTGGGTCCCAGAACGGCTGGGTGTGGCACCCTCACTTCAGAACCCAAATAATCCCATAAGGAGCCCTGCAGTTTGGGGGGCCCTGCCCAGCAGCAGAGCCTCCCCGCAGGACAGCCAGCTCTGTCACCTCCCACTGTGCGTCtcgggtggtgggggcggggagggcggcaGGTCCCTCAGCACCATCATCCCAAGGCCCACGCCCTGGACAAGggtggcaaggatgcagagaagacTCCGGAAATCTCAGTCCCAGCGTGGGGGCCTACTCTTACCCGGACACGCCCAGGGTCTCCGCAGTGAACCAGTTCTCAATCTCTGTCCTGGATGCGATGCCCATCTTCACCACGCTTTCCTTCAGGAGTGAGAAGGTGTCAGTCCAGCCCCATTCACGAACATCTCCTGCCCCCGCCCACTGGTCTGTGATGCTGTACTAAGACCAGGCTACAGTTCTGCCTTGGGTTCTGCCCCACAGATGGGTCTATCCCGCACCCCCCACAATGCACCTGCCCACCCCTGCAGCTCCACAAGGCTCTGCTACCTGCAGGGCAGGTCCTCCTCCAACCCTCCCGCCCAGGACATCCTCAGCCTCTGCTCAGACCCCCTCCCAGACGACCCAGCAGctgtgggctgggctgcaggccctgAAGCAGCTCTGGGAACCCAGGCCAGCCAGTTCCATCTGAGCAGGGCTCCCCCTCACCCGCCCACTCACATCCACCGGGCAAGGGCGGCCCCACCTGCAGTGCAGCCACCTCCAGCTTCGTGTCCACGGCAGCCAGCCCAGCCTTGCCCTGCTCTGCAGCCATTTGGTGGAAGAACCGTCTCCACTTGGTCAGCACATCTGAGAACTGCAGCTGCAGACGCACATCGCAAGTGCACACCCCGCCCCCTACCCCCAGGACCTCCGTGTAGCCCCCGAGGCCTCCTCATCCCGCCTGTGGGCCCAGCACCCAGTGCCAAGGCACTGACTGGCACACGAGCTTCCCTTCATGCTCACAGCAGCCCAAGTCCTTACAA from Camelus ferus isolate YT-003-E chromosome 32, BCGSAC_Cfer_1.0, whole genome shotgun sequence includes:
- the DGCR6L gene encoding protein DGCR6L isoform X1; protein product: MERYAGALEEAVDGARQQERHYQLLSALQGLVKELPSSFQQRLSYTTLSDLALALLDGTVFEIVQGLLEIQHLTEKSLYNQRLRLQNEHRGARERRGRRAPSAGVLRQALRQKHQEAQQACRPHNLPVLQAAQQRELEAVEHRIREEQRAMDQKIVLELDRKVADQQSTLEKAGVAGFYVTTNPQELTLQMNLLELIRKLQQRGCQAGKAAL
- the LOC102520773 gene encoding proline dehydrogenase 1, mitochondrial isoform X2 yields the protein MYLKRIFFVLRSGVSRRATQSTAQATSELPAAGPGRGAAEAVRSPVPAVDFGNTQEAYRSRYSWELARSLLVLRLCASPALLARHEQLLHLTRRLLGQRLFDRLMKMTFYGQFVAGEDQESIRPLIQHNRAFGVGSILDYSVEEDLTPEEAERKEMESCTSAVERDSRGTSKREKQFQAHRAFGDRRGGVVSARTYFYASEAKCDSHMETFLRCIEASGGASEDGFSAIKLSALGRPQFLLQFSDVLTKWRRFFHQMAAEQGKAGLAAVDTKLEVAALQESVVKMGIASRTEIENWFTAETLGVSGTLDLLDWDSLIDSKTELSKHLVVPNMQTGQLEPLLSQFTKEEELQMTRMLQRMDVLAKKASEAGVRLMVDAEQTYFQPAISRLTLEMQRRFNVEKPLIFNTYQCYLKDAYDNVTLDVELARREGWCFGAKLVRGAYMAQERARALEIGYEDPINPTYEATNTMYHRCLNYVLEELKHARAAVMVASHNEDTVRFTLRRMEELGLHPADRQVYFGQLLGMCDQISFPLGQAGFPVYKYVPYGPVMEVLPYLSRRALENSGVMKGAQRERQLLWQELKRRLRTGSLCHRPA
- the DGCR6L gene encoding protein DGCR6L isoform X2, which codes for MERYAGALEEAVDGARQQERHYQLLSALQGLVKELPSSFQQRLSYTTLSDLALALLDGTVFEIVQGLLEIQHLTEKSLYNQRLRLQNEHRVLRQALRQKHQEAQQACRPHNLPVLQAAQQRELEAVEHRIREEQRAMDQKIVLELDRKVADQQSTLEKAGVAGFYVTTNPQELTLQMNLLELIRKLQQRGCQAGKAAL
- the LOC102520773 gene encoding proline dehydrogenase 1, mitochondrial isoform X1, giving the protein MYLKRIFFVLRSGVSRRATQSTAQATSELPAAGPGRGAAEAVRSPVPAVDFGNTQEAYRSRYSWELARSLLVLRLCASPALLARHEQLLHLTRRLLGQRLFDRLMKMTFYGQFVAGEDQESIRPLIQHNRAFGVGSILDYSVEEDLTPEEAERKEMESCTSAVERDSRGTSKREKQFQAHRAFGDRRGGVVSARTYFYASEAKCDSHMETFLRCIEASGGASEDGFSAIKLSALGRPQFLLQFSDVLTKWRRFFHQMAAEQGKAGLAAVDTKLEVAALQESVVKMGIASRTEIENWFTAETLGVSGTLDLLDWDSLIDSKTELSKHLVVPNMQTGQLEPLLSQFTKEEELQMTRMLQRMDVLAKKASEAGVRLMVDAEQTYFQPAISRLTLEMQRRFNVEKPLIFNTYQCYLKDAYDNVTLDVELARREGWCFGAKLVRGAYMAQERARALEIGYEDPINPTYEATNTMYHRCLNYVLEELKHARAAVMVASHNEDTVRFTLRSPSRFRLASLKAWWPPAASGCPKDRAASEGRVRGWRMEELGLHPADRQVYFGQLLGMCDQISFPLGQAGFPVYKYVPYGPVMEVLPYLSRRALENSGVMKGAQRERQLLWQELKRRLRTGSLCHRPA